The Vespula pensylvanica isolate Volc-1 chromosome 22, ASM1446617v1, whole genome shotgun sequence sequence TAGTTTAAAATATGTAAGTTTATGGGAAAAATTTAATccgttagaaagagaaacgtatttCAACTTTACGGATCGAATGAAACGCGAgtgttttaaaattatttaataataatatttcagtctgttctataatacatatatgtatttatataaattgctctatgtttgaaatgaaataaaacatcaTTGACTTATAGGACATATTCAATAACTACCTCTTTGAATTCTatcagtattatttattagtattaaaatGTGGCAAAATTCTTCtactaatttaaataatagttcTTTAGTTATCTCAGACAGTGATGATAATGTAACTACTAATACAAGGCAAGATATCCTTATCGATAGTAGTGACAATGACGAATCTATTTCAATGGAAAGGTAAAtgttaaaatgtttataattaaattgattaaattatataatgtgtctttaattgatatattaattaaaatacattaataaaaaatctcatataattataatccaTCTTTATATTGAAAGGGAATCAATGGATTTAAATTCTTCatcaattattgaaaataatgtaaagcgcaatttaaagaaacatcgtttaattttttctgaTGAAGATAGTATTAGCGATATTGATGATAAAACTTCCTATCGAGAATCAGAATCCGACAAAACCTCAGATGGTAAATTtgacatataattttttttgcaaatagctattaagaaattataaattgaaacTTAACtacaaatatcttttattttgatataatttcatagatGATTCTGAATTAAGTTCTACAAATTCTTCTACAAATTGtttaagtagaaaaagaaaagatatttcacatgattatacaaaagaaaatataaaggatTTAAAAATTGGAGATTCTTTTGATGCTACCAGCAATATTGATGATGTTAACGAAACCAATGAATCTGAGAGTCTAGAAATGgattcaattaataaaagtgagaatttcaaggaaaaagaagaatttaatactgatatacaaaaaaatgagcaatctattgtaaatattaactCGGATACAGGTATTGAAGTtcattaatgtaaaataatctatattatttttttagaagagatagatatacaaactatatttttttagtataagagtattttgtatatttttgtatatttttttagtataGAAGTTTTACTATAaaagcatattttttttttaacatctgctatgacaataaaaattttagacTTCTAcagatttaatataaaaatttatacagagagagagagagagagagagagtgagaaagatggattaataaaaaatataatgttaacTTCTAGATAATACACCAGAGGAAGCAAGTGAGGAGAATGCATTGGCAATATCTTATGCTAAACAAGAGATTGGAGTTGGTAATATAGATCCATTGGTAGCACAAGAAAGAGCTCTCCTCTCTTGCAAATTGCAGCAACTACAAAATCaattagaaaaaacaaaggtaagaaaatatatacgaacCTTGGAGACATATTTTAAGCATTTGTAATCATGTGAATtctaaaatgttttatttttagttattaCTTAATACTGCAAATATAGAGATATTAccagataaaggaaaaaaattacaagaaagCATTATtgttcaagaaaaagaaataaaggaggTAGAAGCAAAATTAGAAAGAACACCTTTAGTACAATCTGTTGAACAAATGAATGCAAAATCTATGTCTAATGATAAACCAGAAGAAACATCTTTATCATctaatcaaatgaaatatctaCAATCTGattctgaatatttttttgcgGATTCTACGGAGTCTTCAGAATTAAAACCATTGGGGAAAAAAGCTTTAGAGACTAGAGAACGTGAATTTACTTTAACGGTAGAAAGATTACAGGATTTACATGGATCACTTGTAGCTCGACCTTCAGAAGATGCAAAAGCAGAAGATCCACCTGGTTTAAAAGTAAAACTAATGCCTCATCAACAGCATGCATTAGCATGGCTTATGTGGAGAGAACAAAAACGACCGCCTGGTGGTGTATTAGgtataaatctatattattttatatagattgataattatagtttttaatgtaaattttatattctttaccAGTACATAATCgctaaaatattcttttttattaaaatatttagctGATGATATGGGCCTAGGTAAAACTTTAACAATGATCTCCTTAATCATGGCTACTGTTGCTCAAGAAGATGATAATGACAGTGATGATGAATGGCATACTACAAATAAATCTATAAGTATGTAAAGtatgaatgaatataatataatatagtagcaaactttttttattttgaaatagtaactataattaaatattatatttccaaatatgattaattaaaaaaatcatgaattatttatttcattgttgtttaaataatatttttttttattttaagccTATAAAGGTGGAACACTGGTTGTATGTCCAGCTTCTTTATTATCACAAtgggaaaatgaaataaaaagtaaatgtaaaaaaggtATACTGTCAGTAGAAGTTTACCATGgtaataatagagaaaaattagcTAAACGTTTAGCAAAATATGATGTTGTTATtacaacatataatatattatccaGGGAATTTAAAACCATGTCTACAGTATATAAAGTGTgtgatatatatctatgatgTTCTCCATAACTCTGTTAAAGCATACGATATTTACAATTGTATCTATTGTTTTTAGATTCATTGGAAAAGAGCAATACTTGATGAAGCACacataataagaaattataaaagtcAAGTATCTCAATCAGTATGTTGTCTTATAGCAAGTAAAAGATGGGCACTTACTGGAACACctatacaaaataaagaaatggatttatattctttattgaaatttttaaaatgttctCCTTTTGATGATATTCGTGTGTGGAAACGTTGGGTCGACAATAAAAATGCTGCAGGTCATCAAAGATTAGCAACTGTTATGAAGACTCTTATGCTTCGAAGAACAAAACAAGAACTCCAAGCACAAGGTGCTCTAGAAAGTTTACCTActaaaaattttgaagaagTGGAAGTAAAACTTGATTCTCAAGAACAATTAGTCTacgaaaaagttttaatatattctcgtACGCTTTTTGCACAATTTTTATCGCAAAGAGCAGAAAAAGATCATATGGCAGACTTAATGTCTGGAATGTATGATAAGCCATCTTTTTTGTCAAATCCAAgtaagttattatatattttttgtattgaaaaataatattttttataacgtgtattaaatttttttttttttaattc is a genomic window containing:
- the LOC122636618 gene encoding transcription termination factor 2, giving the protein MWQNSSTNLNNSSLVISDSDDNVTTNTRQDILIDSSDNDESISMESNIDDVNETNESESLEMDSINKNNTPEEASEENALAISYAKQEIGVGNIDPLVAQERALLSCKLQQLQNQLEKTKLLLNTANIEILPDKGKKLQESIIVQEKEIKEVEAKLERTPLVQSVEQMNAKSMSNDKPEETSLSSNQMKYLQSDSEYFFADSTESSELKPLGKKALETREREFTLTVERLQDLHGSLVARPSEDAKAEDPPGLKVKLMPHQQHALAWLMWREQKRPPGGVLADDMGLGKTLTMISLIMATVAQEDDNDSDDEWHTTNKSITYKGGTLVVCPASLLSQWENEIKSKCKKGILSVEVYHGNNREKLAKRLAKYDVVITTYNILSREFKTMSTIHWKRAILDEAHIIRNYKSQVSQSVCCLIASHQRLATVMKTLMLRRTKQELQAQGALESLPTKNFEEVEVKLDSQEQLVYEKVLIYSRTLFAQFLSQRAEKDHMADLMSGMYDKPSFLSNPNKNTQFTKAQNQLLSLHADVKTHEILVLLLRLRQICCHPALIHAMLDQNDLEQNEITDEENIKAVLNMVTQILDKGDKLIIVSQWSSMLEIIGSHLSTIKGATFREFSGKVPIKDRQVIIDSFNDLSGDPKILLLSLTAGGVGLNLVGGNHLLLIDIHWNPQLETQAQDRIYRFGQKKDVFIYKFICKNTIEERIKRLQENKLAISQNVLSGEKNQLVSKLSLNDLKSLFAL